From a single Capsicum annuum cultivar UCD-10X-F1 chromosome 12, UCD10Xv1.1, whole genome shotgun sequence genomic region:
- the LOC107848773 gene encoding LOW QUALITY PROTEIN: pleiotropic drug resistance protein 1-like (The sequence of the model RefSeq protein was modified relative to this genomic sequence to represent the inferred CDS: inserted 2 bases in 1 codon; substituted 2 bases at 2 genomic stop codons), whose product MDQKSLSMRRSIRVNSNSIWRNSNDVFNRSSRDEDDEEALKWAALEKLPTFDRLRKGILLGPQGVANEVDIHDLGKQQSKDLIDRLVKVADEDNEKFLLKLRDRVDRAGMVLPSVEVRYEHLNIEADAYVGSRALPTFTNFITNFLETILNSLHILPNRKRKLTILNDVNGIIKPCRMTLLLGPPSSGKTTLLLALAGKLDGKTXFKXYILRVSGKVTYNGHEINEFVPQRTAAYISQYDLHIGEMTVRETLEFSAKCQGTGSLYDMLVELSGREKAAKIKPDPDIDIFMKAAAAKGQEASFVTDYVLKLLGLDICADTMVGDEMIRGISGGQKKRVTMGEMLVGPSKALFMDEISTGLDSSTTYSIVNSLRQSVQILNGTAVISLLQPAPETYNLFDDIILLSDGKIVYQGPREDVLGFFESMGFECPNRKGVADFLQEVTSKKDQQQYWVRSDEIYRYIMSEEFADAYQSSHVGRKLRDELAASYDKSRSHPAALSTQKYGIGKKQLLKVCTERELLLMKRNSFDYKFKFTQLLIMALITMTLFFRTEMPRYSIEDGGKYAGALFFIVTMIMFNGLSEIAMTIYKLPIFYKQRDLLFYPSWAYATPSWIFKIPITFVEVGLWVFVTYYVIGFDPSPVRLFKHFLLLILVNMMVSGLFRFIGAAGRTMGVANTFGLFVLLLQFVLGGFVLSRGIFVDLCVCRSLYLAYTDYFQQSIANVVDDVKKWWVWGYWSSPMMYSMNSILVNEFDGKKWKQIAPNGTDSFGAVVVRSRGFFPNAYWYWIGIGALIGFTIVFNICXSLALAYLKPFGKPQAIISEGSDDAKTTSIEKEVSNSEDRNKKKGMVLPFESHSITFDKVVYSVDMPQEMKYQGATEDRLVLLKGVSGAFRPGVLTALMGVSDAGKTTLMDVLAGRKTGGYIEGSIKISGYPKKQETFARISGYCEQNDIHSPYVTVYESLAYSAWLRLSHEVDEKTRKMFVEEVMKLVELTPLRSALVGLPGVSGLSTEQRKRLTIAVELVANPSIIFMDEPTSGLDARAAAIVMRTVRNTVDTGRTIVCTIHQPSIDIFEAFDELFLMKRGGKEIYVGPLGRHSCHLINYFESIRGLNKIQDGYNPATWMLEVTTPAQEMTLGVDFTDLYKKSDLYRRNKALISELSVPRPGTKDLNFDNQYSQPFWTQCMACLWKQHGSYWRNPAYTAVRFIFTIIIALAIGTMFLDLGTKVDKSLDLFNAMGSMYAPVFFIGFQNTASVMPVVAVERTVFYRERAAGMYSAIPFAFGQAFIELPYVFAQAVTYGVIVYAMIGFEWTVTKFFWNLFFIYFTLLYFTFYGMMTIAVTPNQNVAQIVSTFCSSMWNLFSGFIVPRPRMPIWWRWYYWASPVSWTLYGLLASQFGDLQNKISDTDETVEQFLRRYFGFKHDFLGVVAVMTLAYAVVFAFIFAFAIKVFNFQKR is encoded by the exons ATGGACCAAAAAAGTTTAAGTATGAGAAGGAGCATAAGGGTGAATAGCAATTCTATTTGGAGAAATAGTAATGATGTATTTAATCGTTCATCGagagatgaagatgatgaagaggcaCTTAAATGGGCTGCACTCGAAAAGCTCCCAACTTTTGATCGTTTAAGAAAAGGGATTTTGCTTGGTCCACAAGGTGTAGCTAATGAAGTTGATATACATGATCTTGGGAAGCAACAGTCTAAGGATTTGATTGATAGGCTTGTCAAAGTTGCTGATGAAGATAACGAGAAGTTCTTGTTGAAACTTAGAGATAGAGTTGACAG AGCTGGGATGGTTTTGCCATCAGTAGAAGTAAGATATGAGCATCTAAATATCGAAGCAGATGCATATGTCGGAAGTAGAGCTTTGCCTACATTTACAAACTTTATTACTAATTTTCTTGAG ACAATTTTGAACTCTCTCCATATTCTACCGAATCGAAAGAGAAAACTCACAATTCTTAATGATGTGAATGGTATCATTAAGCCATGCCGAATGACTTTGCTTTTAGGACCTCCAAGTTCTGGCAAAACGACTCTATTATTAGCTTTGGCCGGAAAGCTTGATGGTAAGACATGATTTAAGTAATATATACTGAGA GTTTCTGGGAAAGTAACCTATAACGGACATGAAATAAATGAATTTGTGCCACAGAGAACAGCTGCTTATATTAGCCAGTATGATTTACACATTGGAGAAATGACTGTGAGAGAAACCTTGGAATTCTCTGCTAAATGCCAGGGCACCGGCTCTCTTTATG ATATGTTGGTTGAACTGTCAGGAAGAGAGAAAGCAGCTAAAATCAAGCCAGATCCTGATATTGATATCTTCATGAAG GCAGCAGCAGCGAAGGGACAAGAAGCCAGTTTTGTTACAGATTATGTTCTTAAG CTTTTGGGACTGGATATTTGTGCAGATACTATGGTGGGAGATGAAATGATAAGGGGTATTTCAGGTGGACAAAAGAAGCGTGTGACAATGGGTGAAATGCTCGTTGGACCGTCGAAGGCActtttcatggatgaaatctCAACTGGATTGGATAGTTCCACTACTTACTCAATAGTGAACTCTCTAAGACAATCAGTGCAAATCTTGAATGGAACTGCTGTGATATCTCTCTTGCAGCCAGCACCTGAGACCTACAACTTGTTTGACGACATTATTCTATTATCAGATGGGAAAATTGTCTATCAGGGACCTCGAGAGGATGTCCTTGGCTTCTTTGAGTCCATGGGTTTCGAATGTCCCAATAGAAAGGGCGTGGCCGACTTCTTGCAAGAA GTGACTTCTAAGAAAGATCAACAGCAATATTGGGTGAGGAGTGATGAAATTTACCGGTATATCATGTCAGAAGAATTTGCTGATGCATATCAATCATCCCATGTTGGAAGGAAACTCAGAGATGAGCTTGCGGCATCATATGACAAGAGTAGAAGCCATCCTGCTGCTTTGTCAACCCAAAAGTACGGTATAGGAAAAAAACAGCTCTTAAAGGTCTGCACTGAACGAGAACTCTTGCTGATGAAGAGAAACTCATTTGATTACAAATTCAAGTTCACTCAG CTTTTAATTATGGCACTCATAACAATGACCCTTTTTTTCCGAACTGAAATGCCCCGTTATTCTATTGAAGATGGAGGAAAATATGCTGGTGCCCTCTTTTTTATTGTCACTATGATTATGTTTAATGGACTGTCTGAAATCGCCATGACAATTTACAAACTTCCTATCTTCTACAAGCAAAGGGACCTTCTCTTTTACCCTTCATGGGCTTATGCAACGCCCTCATGGATATTCAAAATCCCTATAACATTTGTTGAAGTTGGCCTTTGGGTGTTTGTCACTTACTATGTCATCGGATTTGATCCGAGCCCTGTAAG ATTGTTCAAACATTTCTTGCTACTCATACTAGTAAATATGATGGTGTCGGGATTGTTCCGCTTCATTGGTGCTGCTGGAAGGACCATGGGAGTTGCTAATACATTTGGATTGTTTGTTCTGCTTTTACAATTTGTATTGGGTGGGTTCGTTCTTTCACGAGGtatatttgttgatttatgtGTTTGTAGAAGCTTATATCTTGCTTATACCGACTATTTTCAACAGTCTATTGCTAACGTTGTAGATGATGTGAAGAAATGGTGGGTATGGGGTTACTGGTCTTCACCGATGATGTATTCTATGAATTCAATTCTTGTGAATGAATTTGATGGGAAAAAGTGGAAACAGATTGCTCCAAATGGAACTGATTCATTTGGAGCTGTAGTTGTAAGATCTCGAGGGTTCTTCCCAAATGCATACTGGTATTGGATAGGTATCGGTGCACTTATTGGATTCACAATCGTCTTTAACATTTG TAGTCTTGCACTTGCTTACCTCAAAC CATTTGGTAAGCCGCAAGCTATAATATCAGAAGGCAGCGATGATGCCAAAACAACGAGCATTGAGAAAGAAGTGTCCAATAGTGAAGACCGGAATAAGAAAAAGGGAATGGTTCTTCCCTTTGAATCGCATTCCATCACCTTCGATAAAGTTGTATACTCTGTTGACATGCCTCAG GAAATGAAATATCAAGGTGCCACTGAAGATAGATTGGTACTTCTGAAAGGTGTAAGCGGAGCTTTCAGGCCCGGTGTTTTGACAGCTTTGATGGGAGTTAGTGACGCTGGGAAAACAACATTGATGGATGTACTGGCTGGACGAAAAACAGGAGGATACATTGAGGGTAGTATCAAGATCTCTGGCTATCCTAAGAAGCAAGAAACATTTGCACGTATATCCGGATACTGTGAGCAGAATGATATCCATTCACCTTATGTTACAGTTTATGAGTCATTAGCGTACTCAGCTTGGCTCCGTTTATCTCATGAAGTTGATGAAAAGACCAGAAAG ATGTTTGTCGAGGAAGTAATGAAACTCGTGGAGCTTACACCATTAAGATCAGCCTTAGTTGGTTTGCCAGGAGTCAGCGGTCTCTCAACCGAGCAACGCAAAAGGTTGACTATTGCAGTAGAACTAGTGGCAAACCCCTCAATCATTTTCATGGATGAACCAACTTCGGGGCTGGATGCGAGAGCTGCTGCAATCGTGATGAGAACTGTTAGGAACACTGTTGACACGGGAAGAACTATTGTCTGTACCATCCATCAGCCTAGTATCGACATTTTTGAAGCTTTTGATGAG CTATTTCTAATGAAACGAGGAGGAAAAGAGATATATGTTGGTCCATTAGGTCGCCATTCTTGCCATCTGATCAATTACTTTGAG TCAATTCGTGGgttaaataaaatacaagatggCTACAACCCAGCAACTTGGATGTTAGAAGTCACAACCCCGGCTCAGGAAATGACGTTGGGagttgattttactgatttataCAAGAAATCAGACCTTTACAGGAGGAACAAAGCATTGATTAGTGAACTTAGCGTGCCTCGTCCTGGGACAAAAGACCTAAATTTCGACAATCAATACTCACAACCATTTTGGACCCAATGTATGGCTTGTCTTTGGAAGCAACATGGGTCTTATTGGCGTAATCCTGCTTATACTGCAGTCAGATTTATCTTTACAATCATCATCGCCTTGGCCATCGGGACAATGTTCTTGGATCTTGGTACCAAAGT GGATAAAAGTCTAGATCTATTCAACGCTATGGGGTCAATGTATGCTCCTGTTTTCTTCATTGGTTTTCAAAATACAGCATCAGTGATGCCTGTTGTAGCCGTTGAACGTACAGTATTTTACAGAGAAAGAGCTGCTGGAATGTATTCTGCCATCCCTTTTGCCTTTGGACAA GCTTTCATTGAACTCCCGTATGTCTTTGCGCAAGCTGTTACCTATGGTGTTATCGTCTATGCTATGATTGGATTTGAATGGACAGTGACCAAGTTCTTTTGGAACTTGTTCTTCATATATTTCACTCTCTTGTACTTCACCTTCTACGGTATGATGACCATTGCTGTTACCCCAAATCAAAATGTCGCGCAAATTGTCTCTACCTTCTGCTCTTCAATGTGGAATCTTTTCTCAGGATTCATTGTTCCACGACCT CGTATGCCCATATGGTGGAGGTGGTACTATTGGGCTTCTCCTGTTTCCTGGACATTGTATGGTTTACTCGCATCGCAATTTGGAGACCTCCAAAACAAAATTAGTGATACCGATGAAACTGTGGAACAATTCTTGAGACGTTACTTCGGGTTCAAGCATGATTTTCTTGGAGTAGTTGCAGTTATGACTCTTGCGTATGCCGTTGTTTTTGCCTTCATATTTGCTTTTGCTATTAAAGTATTTAACTTCCAGAAAAGATAG